The genome window TGATCGGTCAAAAGCGATGGCTGTAAAATACTAAAAATCACAAATTAATATCATTGCAATAAATGAGTAAGCAGCAATAGAAAAAACCCTTTACGTGTAAGAGATATTCTCATAACGTATCTATTAATTGGACATAATGATAAAATTGCGATAAAATACGGCAAAGGTGTGTTGAATATGTTCTTTTTATGTTTCAATGTCAGTAATGGTTTTGGTTCTTTGATGCTCTCTTTTCCTCTTCATATGTTGTTTTTGGTTATGAACAATGTGGGAGAAGAATTGCTTGATCTGACCTTGTGTCTTGTTTTTTCTATGGCATTTACTTTTTGTCTGCTTAGTGAGTCTCTTTTGAGAAAAATATCCAATCGTGTTTTAAATACCTTCTCTGATGTTCTGGTTTCTCGTTGTACTATTTATAAGATAGAATTTTTAAACCCTGTAATCATCTTTAGCACTGTCATGAGTTTTATTCCCCATTGTCTTATGCACTTAGATATCAATTACCTCAAGCGTAAGTATGTGCGAGTGACTCTTATGCATATCGGAGTTCTTCAATATGAAACGGAATTAAACTACCAAAAAGAAAAGCTATTTTTCTTTTTAAGAGATTTGTGAGCGCATTAAATCTCAATTTAACGAAAGGGAGGTCACTTATGGTAAATAATCATGGTACTGATGCTGTAGAACAAGGCGGTATATTGATCCCAGAAAAAAGATTCATACCCCTCACGCCCAATGAATTATCTCAGGAATGTACAAAACGTCCCTCTATTCAATCAAGTCGCGCGGAGATTCAAAGGTTAGCACGGCTTGTTTATACTGATCCAGAAAAATTTGAACAAATGCTAGATGAGGCACAAAGTGACCAACATACATTTAAATACCTCTCCAGATTAATCACAAAACAGCCTAAAAGTGTTACAAAACTTTTAGGGAAAAAGTCCTTGTTAAGGAAAAATAAGGAGCGTAAAAATGCTGAACGACACGCCAGTCTTCTTGCATTTTCTTTAAAACAACATGCAGAGCTCCTCAAAAATACTAAAGAACAAGCCATTGCTGAACATCGGCAAAGGTATGAGGTATCAAAAACATCTTGTGTTGAGTCTCCAAACGACAGCTTAGGTCATTTATTTTCTTTACCAAAAAAGCAACAGATAGATGCCTTGTCTAAGTCTCCTCATCTAGCGCAAGAACTTTATAATTATAAACAAGCACTCGATAATCGTCTCTCAACGAGTGAGCGTAACGCCATCATGCTTGGTGACTACGAAAAGCTTTCTGAAAGCTTGGGTGTATCCATTGAACAGGCAAAAGAGGTTAGGACCACCTTCAAGCTCACTATGGATGCATTTAATCGTTTTGAAAAATCTAAAACTCGTCGATCAAAAAAGTTAAATACATATTTAGCAAAAAATCTGAAAAACACTACCTCCTCTGAACCCCATATCGATTCTATTAAATTCGATGCCGATGTCGAAGAAAAAGTGGATGTATTGATCCCGCGAACGAGATCACGTCCCTCCACAACGGATGACATGTCTCAACAATCTGGAAAAGATTACTATATTCAGGCAAATCTTAAAGAAATTCAGCACTTGGCAAAAATTGTTTATGCTGATCCAACAAAATTAGACAAAATAATAAGCGTAAATCAAAATAATTCACGCTCTCTTAAGTCTCTTTCTTGGTCCATTCACAAAAAGCCTCAAGACATTTCTCAGCTTGCAGGGAGAAAATTTTTCTTCATAAAAGATAAAACACGTAGAAATGCTGAAAAATATGTCCCTATTCTCTCAATGGCTGTTGGACGTCACGCAAGAATCCTTGACTATATTAAAGAAAATCCTTCTCTTCTACATCAGGGAAAACGAAGAACGAATGACATGTCTCAACAACCTGCAAGAGATTACTATATTCAGACAAATCTTAGGAAAATTCAGCGATTGGCAAAAATTGTTTATGCTGATCCAACAGGATTAAACAAAATAATAAACGTGAATGGAGACGATTCATGCTCTCTTAGGTCTCTTTCTGGATTCATTCAAAAAAACCCTCAAAATATTTCTAAGCTTGCAGGGAAAAAATCTTTCTTCACAAAAAATGAAATACGTAGAAACGCTGAAAAATGTGTTCCTATTCTCGCAGAGGCCGTTAAACATCACGCAATAATCCTTGAGCATATTAAACTTCTAAATCAGGAAAAACAAAGAGATGCAGAGCGCGTTGTTCACTTCCCAAGCAAAAATTTAACCACCTTATTTTTTTGCCACAAGAAAAACAGAGAGAAGCTTTATCCCTGAACCCTAGGCTAGCAGAAGAACTCAACGACTACGCGAAAACATTCAACGCTCAGCTTTCAGAAAGTGAACGTAAAGCAATCATGAATAACGATCATGAAGAAGTTTCCAGAAGTCTTAATGTATCTGTTGAAAGAGCGAGAGAGGTTGTAAAAATATTTAAGCTTACCACAGATGCGTGTTCCGAGGCTAAACAACTCCAAATTATTAGAGAAAAAAAATTAATTGAAAGCCTACGAACTGCTCAGGATGATGAAAGAACTGTTCAATGCTGTTTTTGGTAATAATCTGAAAGCATCATATGGGAGATCTCCACAGCTTCAACTTGGTTAAGAGGGAGTCCTTTTTCTATGGATTATCATACCATTATGGATGAGTAGTATCTTGTTAATAAAAATAACAGGTGTGGTGTTCCCTCTTTTTCTGACAATCAGAGGCCCCGGATAATGAAGTGGCATTCTTCCTCGGTGTCTTGCAGAGATTTTGGTGCCATAAAGACATGTCTACTTCATTGCGTATGATTATTTGGAATAATGGATCAGAATGCGTTGAAATTTTCTTTTCTGCATGAAGAGTTTGAGATACATGGCAGTATATTAACCACTAGTGGAGCAAGGCATTTTACGTAGGTGAACTGAATTGAAAATTTGTAGATGCCCTGAATCGCCAATAATAAAAAGTGCACATAAAACCATAGTAAAAGGAGGAAATTCTTTATACCAAAAGATAGCCATGTTAATGGGTAAAAAGAAGTTCAAGAAGTATTAATTCCAGATGTAAAATGGTAATTTCTATCTAGCAGAGTAGATTAGCTTAGTGGTTTCAGGAAATCTTTCCACTCAAGCAAGCCTTGGTAACTTGAGATATTATCAAGACTTATCCGTCATAATCCGATAACGATATACAATGAGTATTAAAAGAAAAGATTCCTCTTTTTTAAGAAAGTCTTCTGAGGAAATTTGAAAATCTCGTTCATCTTTTGTTAGGTTTGCGGGCAAACGGCATGCTTTTATAAAAGATCGAACATGTGTCTAAAGTGAGCATTTTACTCCTGCTCCTAGTGTCACAGTTTAAAGAGCATGTCAGCATTATCAAATGTGCTAAAAGAAAAGTTACTTTGCTACATAAAAGATGGCAAAAATCCTTGGAACTTACCGTTGAAGTTCCAAAAAATTTGGAAAATTTTCTTTCCTCTCCGAGAAAAATAAGTGAACATTTCACACCAACATCTAAAAGAAAAATAGCTGCATTGGAGTAACCAACCCTTGCCTCTTTCTCGCCAAATAGTCATCGGATAATTGAGAACGAAAGTTATGCAAATCTTTCTAAAAATTTTGATATCTCCATCAAAAAGAAAAAATTACGACTATTGTTCAATCTACACAAATCCGGAAACCTGTGGTGTAACCATTAATATTATCCTTTTATTTACCAAGATCATCCTAGCACTATTACATAAATATAAGTAAATTTAATTACTTAAGGAGTAAAAAATTTATGGGAAATGATAAAGAACTATTGATCCCAAGAGCAAGATTAGAATCCCTCACAGAAAGTAGTCTCTACAGAAGAATTTTAGCAGATCATTACACTCAAGAAAGTTTGAAAACAATTCAGCAATTGTCAGAGGTTGTTTATGGTGATCCCACAATATTAGACACCCAAATAGGTATGAGAGGAAGGGATAAAACCCTATTCAAACAGCTTGCTCAAAAAATTAACTTATACCCCGAATCTATTGCTCCACTTGCAGGATCACGGTGCTTTTTCATAAATAATCCAGAGCGTGTGAATTCCAGAACTTCTATCCCTCTTCTCTGTTCTGCAATTGAGAAGCATGCAGAAATTATCCAAGCTGTTGAAGAAAAAATCATGATACAAC of Bartonella ancashensis contains these proteins:
- a CDS encoding BID domain-containing T4SS effector, with translation MVNNHGTDAVEQGGILIPEKRFIPLTPNELSQECTKRPSIQSSRAEIQRLARLVYTDPEKFEQMLDEAQSDQHTFKYLSRLITKQPKSVTKLLGKKSLLRKNKERKNAERHASLLAFSLKQHAELLKNTKEQAIAEHRQRYEVSKTSCVESPNDSLGHLFSLPKKQQIDALSKSPHLAQELYNYKQALDNRLSTSERNAIMLGDYEKLSESLGVSIEQAKEVRTTFKLTMDAFNRFEKSKTRRSKKLNTYLAKNLKNTTSSEPHIDSIKFDADVEEKVDVLIPRTRSRPSTTDDMSQQSGKDYYIQANLKEIQHLAKIVYADPTKLDKIISVNQNNSRSLKSLSWSIHKKPQDISQLAGRKFFFIKDKTRRNAEKYVPILSMAVGRHARILDYIKENPSLLHQGKRRTNDMSQQPARDYYIQTNLRKIQRLAKIVYADPTGLNKIINVNGDDSCSLRSLSGFIQKNPQNISKLAGKKSFFTKNEIRRNAEKCVPILAEAVKHHAIILEHIKLLNQEKQRDAERVVHFPSKNLTTLFFCHKKNREKLYP